One window of Cygnus olor isolate bCygOlo1 chromosome 28, bCygOlo1.pri.v2, whole genome shotgun sequence genomic DNA carries:
- the POGZ gene encoding pogo transposable element with ZNF domain isoform X2 gives MADTDLFMECEEEELEPWQKISDVIEDSVVEDYNSVDKTATAGNPLVQQGGQPLILTQNPASGLGTMVTQPVLRPVQIMQNANHVTNSPVTSQPIFITTQGFPVRNVRPVQNTMNQVGIVLNVQQGQTVRPITLVPAPGTQFVKPTVGVPQVFSQMAQVRPGTTMPVRPTTNTFTTVIPATLTIRSTVPQSQAQQQSKSTPSTSTTPTSTQPTTLGQLTVQQPGQSSQATNPKLVSIASFVTVKRPGVTGENSNEVAKLVNTLNTIPSLGQSPGPLVVSNSSPVHGSQRSSVSESSSSLKVSSSPIPTFDLQDGGRKVCPRCDAQFRVTEALRGHMCYCCPEMVEFLKKRKSLDSEPNIQSAKPPSPEKTTAVASPPSSTPIPALSPPAKAPEPSENVVDSSQSKLIMLVDDFYYGRDGGKVSQLLNFPKVPTSFRCPHCTKRLKNNIRFMNHMKHHVELDQQNGEVDVHTICQHCYRQFSTPFQLQCHLENVHSPYESTTKCKICEWAFESEPMFLQHMKDTHKPGEMPYVCQVCQYRSSLYSEVDSHFRMIHEDTRHLLCPYCLKVFKNGNAFQQHFMRHQKSVYHCNKCRLQFLFAKDKIEHKLQHHKTFRKPKQLEGLKPGTKVTIRASRGQPRTVPISSNDMLQGTGQDITPLSSSTDPQPIFLYPPVQRNVQKRAVKKMSVLGRQTCLECSFEIPDFPNHFPTYVHCSQCRYSTCCSRAYANHMINNHVPRKSPKYLALFKNYTACGVKLSCSSCLFVTSEGDAMAKHLVFNPSHEFSNIIFRGPSWISHSRHVQPQDKSMKNTCSAYSPSKAATVKTKSTLPAKDDLEPELTPAAYNRPLVCQEEECLNIDAQEDEQPTKEPEPASKKEQLSVKKLRVVLFALCCNTEQAAEHFRNPQRRIKRWLRRFQAFQEENLASLSEGKYLSLEAEEKLAEWVLTQREQQLPVNEETLFQKATKIGRSLEGGFKISYEWAVRFMLRHNLSTHTRRAVAHPLPKDVEDNASCFIEFVQRQIHTQDLPLSMIAAIDEISLFLDVEVLSSDDRKENALQTVGTGDPWCDVVLTILADGSVLPTLVFYRGHVQQPANVPESIMLEAKENGYSDDEVMELWATRVWQKHTECQNSKGMLVLDCHRTHLSEEVLSLLSASSTLPAVVPAGCSSKIQPLDVCIKRTVKNFLHKKWKEQAKEMADSTCDSDILLQLVLCWLAEVLEVISDSPELVQQSFLVASVLPGPDGTANSPTRNADMQEELIASLEEQLKLNGEQQQQAATEVQDRTQAEESADPEILHQLFEGESETESFYGFEDADLDLMEI, from the exons ATGGCGGACACAGACCTTTTTATGGAatgtgaggaggaggagctggagccaTGGCAGAAAATCAGTGATGTGATTGAAGATTCTGTTGTTGAGGATTATAACTCAGTTGATAAAACTGCTACGG ctggCAATCCTCTTGTTCAGCAAGGTGGACAGCCGCTGATCCTTACGCAGAATCCAGCCTCAGGTCTGGGCACAATGGTAACCCAGCCAGTATTACGACCTGTACAGATCATGCAGAATGCCAATCACGTCACGAATTCTCCAGTGACCAGCCAGCCGATCTTCATAACGACCCAG GGTTTTCCTGTGAGGAATGTGCGGCCTGTGCAAAACACAATGAATCAAGTTGGAATTGTTCTGAATGTACAGCAAGGTCAAACAGTTAGACCCATCACCCTAGTCCCAG cCCCAGGTACCCAGTTTGTTAAACCAACAGTTGGCGTTCCTCAGGTGTTCTCTCAAATGGCCCAGGTGAGACCAGGTACAACCATGCCGGTCCGACCCACCACCAACACTTTCACTACGGTCATTCCAGCCACGCTTACCATCAGGAGCACAGTACCACAGTCCCAGGCACAACAGCAAAGTAAGTCCACTCCCAGCACCTCCACAACTCCTACTTCAACGCAGCCAACAACACTTGGACAGTTAActgtgcagcagccagggcaaTCCAGTCAAGCTACTAACCCCAAATTAG TGAGTATTGCAAGTTTTGTGACTGTAAAGAGACCTGGAGTGACCGGCGAGAACAGCAACGAGGTTGCAAAGCTAGTGAATACTCTGAACACCATTCCTTCGTTAGGTCAGAGCCCTGGCCCGCTTGTGGTGTCCAACAGCAGCCCTGTGCATGGTTCCCAGAGATCTAGTGTTTCAGAGTCGTCGTCATCGTTAAAAG TCAGTTCATCTCCTATTCCCACATTTGATTTGCAAGATGGTGGCAGGAAGGTCTGTCCAAGATGTGATGCTCAATTTCGAGTCACTGAAGCTTTAAGAGGACATATGTGT tacTGCTGCCCTGAAATGGTTGAATTcctcaagaaaagaaaatctctagATTCTGAACCAAACATTCAATCTGCAAAGCCTCCATCTCCAGAAAAAACTACAGCTGTTGCTTCACCGCCCTCTTCCACTCCTATCCCTGCGCTGTCCCCACCTGCTAAAGCTCCAGAGCCAAGTGAAAACGTAGTTGACTCATCCCAAAGTAAGCTTATTATGTTAGTAGATGATTTCTACTATGGCAGAGATGGTGGCAAAGTGAGTCAGCTACTGAACTTCCCCAAGGTTCCAACTTCCTTCAGGTGTCCGCACTGCACCAAGAGGCTAAAGAACAACATAAG ATTTATGAATCACATGAAGCACCATGTTGAACTGGATCAGCAAAATGGAGAGGTAGATGTCCACACCATCTGTCAGCACTGTTACAGGCAGTTCTCCACTCCATTTCAGCTACAGTGTCACTTAGAGAATGTCCACAGTCCCTATGAGTCAACAA caaAGTGCAAGATTTGTGAATGGGCATTTGAGAGTGAACCAATGTTCCTACAGCACATGAAGGACACTCACAAGCCTGGGGAGATGCCCTATGTTTGTCAG GTCTGTCAATATCGTTCATCGCTCTATTCTGAAGTGGATAGCCACTTCCGAATGATCCATGAAGACACACGGCACCTGCTCTGTCCTTACTGTCTTAAAGTCTTCAAGAATGGCAATGCTTTCCAACAGCATTTCATGAGGCATCAG AAGAGTGTTTATCATTGCAACAAGTGTAGACTCCAATTCCTGTTTGCCAAGGATAAAATTGAACACAAGCTGCAGCATcataaaactttcagaaagcCCAAACAATTAGAAGGATTGAAACCTGGAACCAAG gtTACAATCAGGGCATCTAGAGGACAGCCACGGACAGTGCCAATATCTTCAAATGACATGCTGCAGGGCACTGGACAGGATATCACTCCGCTGTCATCGTCTACAGATCCCCAGCCCATCTTCCTGTACCCACCTGTCCAGAGGAATGTCCAGAAGAGAGCGGTCAAAAAAAT GAGTGTCCTGGGGAGGCAGACTTGCCTGGAGTGCAGCTTCGAAATCCCTGACTTCCCAAACCACTTTCCTACCTACGTTCACTGTTCGCAGTGCCGTTACAGCACTTGCTGCTCCCGAGCTTATGCCAACCACATGATCAA CAACCATGTTCCCCGGAAGAGTCCAAAATACttggctttgtttaaaaattatactGCCTG tgGTGTAAAGCTGTCCTGTTCCTCCTGTCTCTTTGTAACATCTGAGGGTGATGCAATGGCCAAACATCTGGTCTTCAATCCATCACATGAGTTTAGTAATATTATTTTCCGAG ggCCTTCTTGGATATCACATTCCAG GCATGTTCAGCCCCAGGACAAAAGCATGAAGAATACATGCTCTGCCTATTCCCCGAGTAAAGCTGCTACTGTGAAAACAAAGTCTACGTTACCTGCGAAAGACGACCTGGAGCCTGAGCTGACACCAGCAGCCTACAACAGGCCTCTGGTCTGCCAGGAAGAGGAGTGCTTAAATATTGATGCTCAAGAAGATGAGCAGCCAACAAAGGAGCCTGAACCTGCAAGCAAAAAGGAGCAGCTGTCAGTAAAGAAGCTGCGAGTCGTACTGTTTGCGTTGTGCTGCAACACTGAACAGGCAGCAGAGCACTTCCGAAATCCTCAGAGGCGAATCAAGCGCTGGCTACGGAGGTTTCAAGCTTTCCAAGAAGAGAACTTGGCATCCCTGTCGGAGGGCAAGTACCTCAGCTTAGAGGCTGAAGAGAAGCTAGCGGAATGGGTCCTCACAcagagagagcagcagctgcctgtaaACGAGGAGACTCTCTTCCAGAAAGCCACCAAGATTGGCCGATCCCTCGAAGGTGGCTTCAAGATCTCCTACGAGTGGGCCGTGAGGTTCATGCTGCGGCACAACCTCAGCACGCACACTCGGAGGGCAGTGGCTCACCCGCTCCCCAAAGATGTCGAGGACAACGCCAGTTGCTTCATCGAGTTTGTGCAGCGGCAAATCCACACTCAAGACCTGCCTCTCTCCATGATTGCGGCCATCGATGAAATCTCTCTCTTCCTCGAtgtggaggtgctgagcagcgaCGACAGGAAGGAGAATGCTCTGCAGACAGTGGGAACTGGGGACCCCTGGTGCGACGTTGTTCTCACGATTCTCGCCGATGGAAGCGTTCTCCCAACACTGGTCTTCTACAGGGGCCACGTCCAGCAGCCTGCCAATGTGCCAGAATCGATCATGTTGGAAGCAAAGGAGAACGGATACAGTGACGACGAAGTCATGGAGTTGTGGGCGACCAGAGTGTGGCAGAAGCACACAGAGTGTCAGAACAGCAAGGGCATGCTTGTGCTGGATTGTCACCGAACGCACCTATCGGAAGAAGTACTTTCCTTGCTGAGTGCCTCCAGCACTCTGCCGGCTGTtgtccctgctggctgcagctccaaaATCCAACCTCTAGATGTTTGTATAAAAAGGACTGTGAAAAATTTCTTGCATAAAAAGTGGAAAGAGCAAGCCAAGGAGATGGCGGACTCCACGTGCGATTCGGACATTCTTCTCCAGCTGGTTTTATGCTGGCTGGCAGAGGTCCTGGAAGTCATTAGTGACTCTCCTGAACTTGTGCAGCAGTCCTTCCTGGTGGCCAGTGTGCTGCCAGGTCCGGACGGCACGGCCAACTCGCCCACACGCAATGCCGACATGCAGGAGGAGCTGATTGCCTctctggaggagcagctgaagctgaatggtgagcagcagcagcaggcggcGACCGAGGTCCAGGATCGGACCCAGGCCGAGGAATCTGCTGACCCAGAAATCCTCCATCAGCTCTTCGAAGGGGAAAGTGAGACTGAATCATTTTATGGCTTTGAAGATGCTGATTTGGATCTGATGGAAATCTGA
- the POGZ gene encoding pogo transposable element with ZNF domain isoform X4 — protein MVTQPVLRPVQIMQNANHVTNSPVTSQPIFITTQGFPVRNVRPVQNTMNQVGIVLNVQQGQTVRPITLVPAPGTQFVKPTVGVPQVFSQMAQVRPGTTMPVRPTTNTFTTVIPATLTIRSTVPQSQAQQQSKSTPSTSTTPTSTQPTTLGQLTVQQPGQSSQATNPKLVSIASFVTVKRPGVTGENSNEVAKLVNTLNTIPSLGQSPGPLVVSNSSPVHGSQRSSVSESSSSLKVSSSPIPTFDLQDGGRKVCPRCDAQFRVTEALRGHMCYCCPEMVEFLKKRKSLDSEPNIQSAKPPSPEKTTAVASPPSSTPIPALSPPAKAPEPSENVVDSSQSKLIMLVDDFYYGRDGGKVSQLLNFPKVPTSFRCPHCTKRLKNNIRFMNHMKHHVELDQQNGEVDVHTICQHCYRQFSTPFQLQCHLENVHSPYESTTKCKICEWAFESEPMFLQHMKDTHKPGEMPYVCQVCQYRSSLYSEVDSHFRMIHEDTRHLLCPYCLKVFKNGNAFQQHFMRHQKKSVYHCNKCRLQFLFAKDKIEHKLQHHKTFRKPKQLEGLKPGTKVTIRASRGQPRTVPISSNDMLQGTGQDITPLSSSTDPQPIFLYPPVQRNVQKRAVKKMSVLGRQTCLECSFEIPDFPNHFPTYVHCSQCRYSTCCSRAYANHMINNHVPRKSPKYLALFKNYTACGVKLSCSSCLFVTSEGDAMAKHLVFNPSHEFSNIIFRGPSWISHSRHVQPQDKSMKNTCSAYSPSKAATVKTKSTLPAKDDLEPELTPAAYNRPLVCQEEECLNIDAQEDEQPTKEPEPASKKEQLSVKKLRVVLFALCCNTEQAAEHFRNPQRRIKRWLRRFQAFQEENLASLSEGKYLSLEAEEKLAEWVLTQREQQLPVNEETLFQKATKIGRSLEGGFKISYEWAVRFMLRHNLSTHTRRAVAHPLPKDVEDNASCFIEFVQRQIHTQDLPLSMIAAIDEISLFLDVEVLSSDDRKENALQTVGTGDPWCDVVLTILADGSVLPTLVFYRGHVQQPANVPESIMLEAKENGYSDDEVMELWATRVWQKHTECQNSKGMLVLDCHRTHLSEEVLSLLSASSTLPAVVPAGCSSKIQPLDVCIKRTVKNFLHKKWKEQAKEMADSTCDSDILLQLVLCWLAEVLEVISDSPELVQQSFLVASVLPGPDGTANSPTRNADMQEELIASLEEQLKLNGEQQQQAATEVQDRTQAEESADPEILHQLFEGESETESFYGFEDADLDLMEI, from the exons ATGGTAACCCAGCCAGTATTACGACCTGTACAGATCATGCAGAATGCCAATCACGTCACGAATTCTCCAGTGACCAGCCAGCCGATCTTCATAACGACCCAG GGTTTTCCTGTGAGGAATGTGCGGCCTGTGCAAAACACAATGAATCAAGTTGGAATTGTTCTGAATGTACAGCAAGGTCAAACAGTTAGACCCATCACCCTAGTCCCAG cCCCAGGTACCCAGTTTGTTAAACCAACAGTTGGCGTTCCTCAGGTGTTCTCTCAAATGGCCCAGGTGAGACCAGGTACAACCATGCCGGTCCGACCCACCACCAACACTTTCACTACGGTCATTCCAGCCACGCTTACCATCAGGAGCACAGTACCACAGTCCCAGGCACAACAGCAAAGTAAGTCCACTCCCAGCACCTCCACAACTCCTACTTCAACGCAGCCAACAACACTTGGACAGTTAActgtgcagcagccagggcaaTCCAGTCAAGCTACTAACCCCAAATTAG TGAGTATTGCAAGTTTTGTGACTGTAAAGAGACCTGGAGTGACCGGCGAGAACAGCAACGAGGTTGCAAAGCTAGTGAATACTCTGAACACCATTCCTTCGTTAGGTCAGAGCCCTGGCCCGCTTGTGGTGTCCAACAGCAGCCCTGTGCATGGTTCCCAGAGATCTAGTGTTTCAGAGTCGTCGTCATCGTTAAAAG TCAGTTCATCTCCTATTCCCACATTTGATTTGCAAGATGGTGGCAGGAAGGTCTGTCCAAGATGTGATGCTCAATTTCGAGTCACTGAAGCTTTAAGAGGACATATGTGT tacTGCTGCCCTGAAATGGTTGAATTcctcaagaaaagaaaatctctagATTCTGAACCAAACATTCAATCTGCAAAGCCTCCATCTCCAGAAAAAACTACAGCTGTTGCTTCACCGCCCTCTTCCACTCCTATCCCTGCGCTGTCCCCACCTGCTAAAGCTCCAGAGCCAAGTGAAAACGTAGTTGACTCATCCCAAAGTAAGCTTATTATGTTAGTAGATGATTTCTACTATGGCAGAGATGGTGGCAAAGTGAGTCAGCTACTGAACTTCCCCAAGGTTCCAACTTCCTTCAGGTGTCCGCACTGCACCAAGAGGCTAAAGAACAACATAAG ATTTATGAATCACATGAAGCACCATGTTGAACTGGATCAGCAAAATGGAGAGGTAGATGTCCACACCATCTGTCAGCACTGTTACAGGCAGTTCTCCACTCCATTTCAGCTACAGTGTCACTTAGAGAATGTCCACAGTCCCTATGAGTCAACAA caaAGTGCAAGATTTGTGAATGGGCATTTGAGAGTGAACCAATGTTCCTACAGCACATGAAGGACACTCACAAGCCTGGGGAGATGCCCTATGTTTGTCAG GTCTGTCAATATCGTTCATCGCTCTATTCTGAAGTGGATAGCCACTTCCGAATGATCCATGAAGACACACGGCACCTGCTCTGTCCTTACTGTCTTAAAGTCTTCAAGAATGGCAATGCTTTCCAACAGCATTTCATGAGGCATCAG AAGAAGAGTGTTTATCATTGCAACAAGTGTAGACTCCAATTCCTGTTTGCCAAGGATAAAATTGAACACAAGCTGCAGCATcataaaactttcagaaagcCCAAACAATTAGAAGGATTGAAACCTGGAACCAAG gtTACAATCAGGGCATCTAGAGGACAGCCACGGACAGTGCCAATATCTTCAAATGACATGCTGCAGGGCACTGGACAGGATATCACTCCGCTGTCATCGTCTACAGATCCCCAGCCCATCTTCCTGTACCCACCTGTCCAGAGGAATGTCCAGAAGAGAGCGGTCAAAAAAAT GAGTGTCCTGGGGAGGCAGACTTGCCTGGAGTGCAGCTTCGAAATCCCTGACTTCCCAAACCACTTTCCTACCTACGTTCACTGTTCGCAGTGCCGTTACAGCACTTGCTGCTCCCGAGCTTATGCCAACCACATGATCAA CAACCATGTTCCCCGGAAGAGTCCAAAATACttggctttgtttaaaaattatactGCCTG tgGTGTAAAGCTGTCCTGTTCCTCCTGTCTCTTTGTAACATCTGAGGGTGATGCAATGGCCAAACATCTGGTCTTCAATCCATCACATGAGTTTAGTAATATTATTTTCCGAG ggCCTTCTTGGATATCACATTCCAG GCATGTTCAGCCCCAGGACAAAAGCATGAAGAATACATGCTCTGCCTATTCCCCGAGTAAAGCTGCTACTGTGAAAACAAAGTCTACGTTACCTGCGAAAGACGACCTGGAGCCTGAGCTGACACCAGCAGCCTACAACAGGCCTCTGGTCTGCCAGGAAGAGGAGTGCTTAAATATTGATGCTCAAGAAGATGAGCAGCCAACAAAGGAGCCTGAACCTGCAAGCAAAAAGGAGCAGCTGTCAGTAAAGAAGCTGCGAGTCGTACTGTTTGCGTTGTGCTGCAACACTGAACAGGCAGCAGAGCACTTCCGAAATCCTCAGAGGCGAATCAAGCGCTGGCTACGGAGGTTTCAAGCTTTCCAAGAAGAGAACTTGGCATCCCTGTCGGAGGGCAAGTACCTCAGCTTAGAGGCTGAAGAGAAGCTAGCGGAATGGGTCCTCACAcagagagagcagcagctgcctgtaaACGAGGAGACTCTCTTCCAGAAAGCCACCAAGATTGGCCGATCCCTCGAAGGTGGCTTCAAGATCTCCTACGAGTGGGCCGTGAGGTTCATGCTGCGGCACAACCTCAGCACGCACACTCGGAGGGCAGTGGCTCACCCGCTCCCCAAAGATGTCGAGGACAACGCCAGTTGCTTCATCGAGTTTGTGCAGCGGCAAATCCACACTCAAGACCTGCCTCTCTCCATGATTGCGGCCATCGATGAAATCTCTCTCTTCCTCGAtgtggaggtgctgagcagcgaCGACAGGAAGGAGAATGCTCTGCAGACAGTGGGAACTGGGGACCCCTGGTGCGACGTTGTTCTCACGATTCTCGCCGATGGAAGCGTTCTCCCAACACTGGTCTTCTACAGGGGCCACGTCCAGCAGCCTGCCAATGTGCCAGAATCGATCATGTTGGAAGCAAAGGAGAACGGATACAGTGACGACGAAGTCATGGAGTTGTGGGCGACCAGAGTGTGGCAGAAGCACACAGAGTGTCAGAACAGCAAGGGCATGCTTGTGCTGGATTGTCACCGAACGCACCTATCGGAAGAAGTACTTTCCTTGCTGAGTGCCTCCAGCACTCTGCCGGCTGTtgtccctgctggctgcagctccaaaATCCAACCTCTAGATGTTTGTATAAAAAGGACTGTGAAAAATTTCTTGCATAAAAAGTGGAAAGAGCAAGCCAAGGAGATGGCGGACTCCACGTGCGATTCGGACATTCTTCTCCAGCTGGTTTTATGCTGGCTGGCAGAGGTCCTGGAAGTCATTAGTGACTCTCCTGAACTTGTGCAGCAGTCCTTCCTGGTGGCCAGTGTGCTGCCAGGTCCGGACGGCACGGCCAACTCGCCCACACGCAATGCCGACATGCAGGAGGAGCTGATTGCCTctctggaggagcagctgaagctgaatggtgagcagcagcagcaggcggcGACCGAGGTCCAGGATCGGACCCAGGCCGAGGAATCTGCTGACCCAGAAATCCTCCATCAGCTCTTCGAAGGGGAAAGTGAGACTGAATCATTTTATGGCTTTGAAGATGCTGATTTGGATCTGATGGAAATCTGA